ACGCAGCCACCGAACTTCAGCAATTGTTCGGGTATCGCAACAATGCCGGAAACGGCGGCGAACGCCCCAACCCACAGCCCGGCAATGGCGATGGCACACCAAGCGTTGGTGGCGTCACTCCGGATGCAGTCGCTCCGCGCCGTGCGGGTGATGACAACAATAAGGATCGCAACGCTGCCGTCGCGACTCCTGGTTTCAACCTCTAATCGGAAAAGGTGAGAACAATGCCCTTTGCAAAACACAGCAAGCTGGCGGGTGCCCTCGCCCTTTCGCTTGGTCTCGCTCTTGGAGCGTGCGGCGGAATGCCAACCAACAAGAGCCTCTACAGCGTCAAGCAGCCGGTTGTAGAACGTTCGAACTATACGTTCGACGTGCAATCGAGCCAAAGCGGGCTCAGCATTTCAGATCAGCAACGCCTTGACGGCTGGTTCGAAGCTATCGAGCTTGGCTACGGTGATCGCGTTTCGCTCGACGATCCGCTTGCCAGCAAGGCCGTACGGGATTCCGTGAGCCAGTTGGCTGCGCGGCATGGCGTACTACTCTCTGACGGAGCTCCCGTTACAGCAGGCGCCTCTCAACCAGGTTATGCTCGTGTGGTCGTGACGCGCTCTACGGCAAATGTGCCTGGCTGCCCCGATTGGTCGGCAAGCTCGGACATGAACTACAACAACGCGACCAGCCCCAATTATGGCTGTGCAACCAACAGCAATCTGGCCGCGATGGTCGCTAACCCTGAGGACCTGCTTGAAGGTCAGAAGGGCACAGGCGAAACCGTGATCATGAGCTCGAGCAAAGCCATTAATGCTTTCCGCGACCAAGTCCCTACAGGAACGCAGGGTCTCGCTGAAGGTCAAACCGGAGGAGATAACTAAGCCATGAATGCGCCTTGGAAATCCGGGATGCCCGGAAATCGTGATCCGTTCGCTGCCTATATTTGCGACGATGCCGCGCTGGACGTTCTTCGTCCGGTCGTAATCGAGCTCGGCTGGCAGCCGGAGAAATGCAACAAGGGTGGTCTGCGCAACGCGATTCAGTCGCTGAGCGTCAGCGCCAGCCCGAACATCCTGCTGGTAGATCTGTCAGAGAGCGGTGATCCGCTCAACGACATCAACGCCCTGGCAGAAGTGTGTGAGCCCGGTACAGTAGTTATCGCTATCGGACAGGTGAATGATGTTCGCCTTTACCGCGACCTCCTGGCCAGTGGTATTCATGACTATCTGCTGAAGCCACTATCCGCCGGCCAGCTGCGTGATGCTCTGAACCAGGCTCAAGCCGTGTTCACGGCACCGCGCAATCAGGACGGCGAAGTGGTGAAACATCACATCTCGACGGCCATCATCGGCACACGTGGCGGTGTTGGTGCATCGACGCTTGCCACATCTTTGGCATATCTGTTCAGCGAAGAGCACAAGTCACCGACTGCACTGCTTGACCTGGATGTGCACTTCGGAACTGACGCTCTTGCTTTGGATCTGGAGCCGGGCCGCGGTCTGACGGATGCGATCGACAACCCAAGCCGTATCGACGGCCTGTTCATCGAACGCGCTATGATCCGTGCCAATGACAATCTGTCGATCCTGTCGGCAGAGGCGCCCATCAACCAGCCGTTGATGACTGACGGCGCTGCCTTCGTGCAGCTCGAGGAAGAATTCCGTCAGGCATTCGAAATGACCGTTGTTGACCTGCCGCGCAACATGCTGATCAATTTCCCGCATGTTCTCTCGGACGTCAATCTGGTTCTGCTGGTAAGCGATCTGACGCTGGCTTCGGCTCGCGACACTATTCGCTTGCAGTCCTGGCTAAAAACCAATGCTGCGCATGCACACACAATGGTTGTGGCCAACAAGGTCCAATCAGGTGTGGCTGAGATCAGCAAAGCCGACTTTGAAGCCTCAATTGAGCGCAAGTTGGATTACGTGATCCCGTATGACGCGAAAGCTGCAGCAAACGCTGCGAAATTGGGTCAGCCATTCGTCCAGGCAAATCGTTCAAGCAAGGCATCGGCTGTCATCAAGCAGGTTGCCGAGCGCGTAATGGGAGCAAGCGACGAAAACTTCAGCACCGATGACTCAGGCAAGAAATCGCTCTTGGGCGGGTTCGATCTGAAATCGCTGTTGGCGAAGAAAGACAAGTCGCAACCTGAAGAAGCACCGGCTGAGTAATCGGAGGATAGCTCGGGCAGCAAGATCTTCACCGGTTGGCTGCCCGAATTCTCCCACAATTGTTTGATTTAAGGAAAGGCGGGACAATCGCATGGGAATTCTACAAACCCTGTTGCTGGTTGGCTTCATAATGGCGCTGCTGTTTGGCGGTTACGTAGCCTTTGCGGGCCCATCGGTCGGAAAAGCTGCCAATCGCCGCTTGCAGGCGGTGCGTTATCGGCACTCAGAAAGCACAGATGCGAAAGTTGAGTCACAGCTGAAGAAGGCCATCGCTGCGCGAAAGCCTAAGCTGCACAAGGTTGCAGGCTCAACATCGCGCCTTGATGCCTTGGCTATCAGACTTGATCGAACTGGCAAGAACTGGACGCTGTCCCAGTACATCTACGCATCGATTGGCATCGCCCTGTTTGTTGCTGTTGTAATATACCTTCGCAGTGGTGCGCTTTTGCTCTCTTTGGGGGTTGGTGTGCTGATCGGCGCTGGTCTTCCGCACCTTGTCGTTAACTGGGCCATCAATAAACGTACAAATCAGTTCAATGAGAAATTCCCGGATGGCATCGAGTTGCTGGTCCGCGGTCTGCGTTCTGGTCTACCGGTGACAGAAACCCTTGCTGTTGTGGCTCAAGAAGTACCAGGACCGGTTGGGGAAGAATTCAAAGGTATCGTCGAGCGGATCAAGATCGGTAAAACGATGGAGGATTCGCTTCAGGAAACCGCTGATCGCCTGGGGATTCCTGAGTTCAACTTCTTTTGTATCACTCTGGCCATCCAACGCGAAACGGGCGGCAACCTGGCAGAAACGCTCTCGAACCTGGCAGATGTGCTGCGCAAACGCTCGCAGATGAAACTGAAAATCCGCGCGATGAGCTCGGAATCGAAAGCATCGGCCTATATCGTCGGCTCACTTCCTTTCATCGTTTTCATCATGGTGTGGATGGTCAACCCAGAATATCTGGGCGGCTTCTTCACCGACGATCGCCTGATCGTAGCTGGGCTTGGCGGTATGGTCTGGATGTCGATCGGCGCATTCATCATGGCCAAAATGGTCAGCTTCGAGATCTAATCAGGGGAAACGGAAACCATGCTTAACCAACCATCCGGCCCCACACTTCTCGGCTTCGATGTCATCATCGTCGGCTCGATCCTTGCCGGGATTGCAGCGCTGGCAGTCGTGTTCGCGATCTATAACGCCGTCACCATTAAGGACCCGATGGCCGGGCGCGTGAAGGCGTTGAATAGTCGCCGTGACGAGTTGAAAGCCGGCATAATCACTCAAAGTGCGAAGAAGCGAACCAGCCTTGTTCGCAAGACCGACAAGACTGACAAAGTCAAACAACGGCTGGAGGGCATGAAGGTCCTGCAGCAAAGCCAGATCGAAGAGATCCAGCAGAAGCTGGCGCACGCCGGCATTCGTAACAAGGAACTTGCGGTCTATGTTATCGGTGCACGCGCAATCCT
The Altererythrobacter ishigakiensis genome window above contains:
- a CDS encoding CpaD family pilus assembly protein; amino-acid sequence: MPFAKHSKLAGALALSLGLALGACGGMPTNKSLYSVKQPVVERSNYTFDVQSSQSGLSISDQQRLDGWFEAIELGYGDRVSLDDPLASKAVRDSVSQLAARHGVLLSDGAPVTAGASQPGYARVVVTRSTANVPGCPDWSASSDMNYNNATSPNYGCATNSNLAAMVANPEDLLEGQKGTGETVIMSSSKAINAFRDQVPTGTQGLAEGQTGGDN
- a CDS encoding pilus assembly protein CpaE, yielding MNAPWKSGMPGNRDPFAAYICDDAALDVLRPVVIELGWQPEKCNKGGLRNAIQSLSVSASPNILLVDLSESGDPLNDINALAEVCEPGTVVIAIGQVNDVRLYRDLLASGIHDYLLKPLSAGQLRDALNQAQAVFTAPRNQDGEVVKHHISTAIIGTRGGVGASTLATSLAYLFSEEHKSPTALLDLDVHFGTDALALDLEPGRGLTDAIDNPSRIDGLFIERAMIRANDNLSILSAEAPINQPLMTDGAAFVQLEEEFRQAFEMTVVDLPRNMLINFPHVLSDVNLVLLVSDLTLASARDTIRLQSWLKTNAAHAHTMVVANKVQSGVAEISKADFEASIERKLDYVIPYDAKAAANAAKLGQPFVQANRSSKASAVIKQVAERVMGASDENFSTDDSGKKSLLGGFDLKSLLAKKDKSQPEEAPAE
- a CDS encoding type II secretion system F family protein: MGILQTLLLVGFIMALLFGGYVAFAGPSVGKAANRRLQAVRYRHSESTDAKVESQLKKAIAARKPKLHKVAGSTSRLDALAIRLDRTGKNWTLSQYIYASIGIALFVAVVIYLRSGALLLSLGVGVLIGAGLPHLVVNWAINKRTNQFNEKFPDGIELLVRGLRSGLPVTETLAVVAQEVPGPVGEEFKGIVERIKIGKTMEDSLQETADRLGIPEFNFFCITLAIQRETGGNLAETLSNLADVLRKRSQMKLKIRAMSSESKASAYIVGSLPFIVFIMVWMVNPEYLGGFFTDDRLIVAGLGGMVWMSIGAFIMAKMVSFEI